A window of the Linepithema humile isolate Giens D197 chromosome 4, Lhum_UNIL_v1.0, whole genome shotgun sequence genome harbors these coding sequences:
- the LOC105677775 gene encoding uncharacterized protein isoform X1 — translation MIRPFFEEEDALCYWVVGGALLSFLGLTAACICSCRRNENKNEFLGLAGMVTLNNSETDGFNRIPTLDVAQVVTQDASDGGKRTTSANRSLPDIPKDKSREHEDLVDSVAQDIYETTEPMGDHSELYATVQDAAQEQISDREGHPEVTQQGSLTQDTSHQYARFASPISDNVEHPYAQLQNIQKTETSQVNRSSVNQIANIEKPSTSMGQPSGNPIAPPRTRRSSSYNSLLNSESHCDIQAANAISGGVQANQDLPYMTPPLVMLLPHPPQHQPSSSQQHFSGDSQDSKGYTSISVREPLANIIAQTKAAYRQNQSARPITDPHYATVSDDSDEMYAAIDEQDKIYTSGSETYAQIQPMTSEVQRPAQHEQTVFCQPPSRAEEMHPAPQPPSVDSLRHVAHAHSRQASSSSANSSIINPGSPKPEKRQANSPLPPPPEATAEGYASVDKRGKGDDRSRSSLSVGKSLEDMYAKVMKKKREVEEQQKGVDDAHPPSSNTLHPDANACRKLSLIEISRASWCSHESVEIQKKEPDAAHHPAASGAVASNFHDENDTGGISRLLPKADADALLPRLELDHGYEAVNSGSGKRNSATRGAANTSDPNYEMLRPQCSREDDYPSDSTSARSSTDAYSVPFKHRQVSNASSEDPGYEKVRLRRRIELDQDTDSEPNYESMPHDPGEPNYASVCRPGDSDTDPNYESVNHGDPNYESVKYMSVMRSEEPPYEQVNNFPPDVNTDGYEKVKVKKTTNADYERINPNNSTERISNGGDTDDEQYVQV, via the exons ATGATACGCCCTTTCTTCGAGGAAGAGGATGCCTTGTGTTACTGGGTTGTCGGCGGCGCCCTGCTGTCGTTCCTCGGCCTCACCGCAGCCTGCATCTGCAGCTGTCGGCGGAACGAAAATAA GAATGAATTTCTGGGACTCGCTGGTATGGTAACACTGAATAATTCCGAAACAGATGGTTTCAACAGAATTCCAACATTGGATGTAGCCCAAGTTGTTACACAGGATGCCAGCGATGGTGGAAAAAG gaCTACAAGTGCCAACAGAAGTCTTCCAGATATACCCAAAGACAAGAGCAGAGAACATGAGGATTTGGTGGATTCAGTAGCTCAAGATATTTATGAGACCACTGAGCCTATGGGAGATCATTCAGAACTGTATGCTACAGTTCAGGATGCAG CGCAGGAACAGATATCTGACAGGGAAGGACACCCGGAAGTCACTCAGCAAGGTTCTTTGACGCAAGACACATCTCATCAATATGCGAGATTCGCATCTCCTATCTCTGACAATG TTGAACATCCTTATGCACAACTTCAGAACATTCAGAAGACTGAGACTAGTCAAGTAAATAG AAGTAGTGTTAACCAAATCGCAAACATCGAAAAACCGTCAACATCGATGGGTCAACCGAGCGGAAATCCGATCGCACCGCCGAGAACCCGTCGCTCGTCCTCGTACAACTCGCTTCTCAACTCAGAGTCGCATTGCGACATCCAAGCTGCCAACGCTATCTCCGGTGGTGTGCAGGCCAATCAAGATTTGCCGTATATGACACCACCGCTCGTAATGCTACTGCCGCACCCACCGCAGCATCAGCCCAGCAGCTCGCAACAGCACTTCAGCGGAGACTCCCAAGATTCGA AAGGATACACGAGCATAAGTGTGAGGGAACCGTTAGCCAATATAATCGCACAGACCAAAGCAGCCTACAGACAGAATCAATCCGCTCGACCGATCACCGATCCCCATTATGCCACCGTTTCTGACGATTCAG ATGAAATGTACGCCGCGATCGACGAGcaggataaaatatataccagCGGCAGCGAGACCTACGCGCAGATTCAACCGATGACATCAGAAGTACAAAGGCCAGCGCAACACGAGCAGACTGTGTTCTGCCAGCCTCCTTCACGCGCGGAGGAGATGCATCCCGCGCCACAGCCGCCCAGCGTTGACAGTCTGCGTCATGTTGCGCATGCCCATTCTAGACAAG CATCATCGTCGAGTGCCAATAGTTCTATTATCAATCCCGGCTCACCCAAGCCCGAGAAACGCCAAGCAAATTccccgctgccgccgccgcccgaaGCGACCGCGGAGGGCTACGCGTCCGTCGACAAGAGGGGCAAGGGCGACGACAGGTCGAGATCCTCGCTGTCGGTGGGTAAGTCACTCGAGGATATGTATGCGAAGGtgatgaagaagaagagggAGGTGGAGGAACAGCAGAAGGGAGTGGACGACGCGCATCCGCCGAGCTCCAACACCTTGCATCCCGATGCGAACGCTTGTCGGAAGCTGAGCCTAATTGAGATCAGCCGGGCGTCGTGGTGCAGTCACGAATCCGTGGAAATACAGAAGAAGGAGCCCGACGCCGCGCATCACCCGGCGGCGAGCGGCGCAGTCGCGAGCAACTTTCACGACGAGAACGACACCGGCGGCATCTCGAGGCTGTTGCCGAAAGCAGACGCGGACGCTCTCCTGCCGCGCTTAGAACTCGATCACGGATACGAGGCCGTTAATTCCGGCAGCGGGAAGCGGAACTCCGCGACGAGAGGCGCCGCGAACACGTCCGATCCGAATTACGAGATGCTGCGCCCGCAGTGCTCGCGCGAGGACGATTATCCGAGCGACTCCACATCGGCGCGGAGCAGCACGGACGCGTACTCGGTGCCGTTCAAGCATAGGCAGGTGAGCAACGCGAGCAGCGAGGACCCCGGTTACGAGAAGGTGCGACTGCGACGGCGCATCGAGCTGGATCAGGACACGGACTCCGAGCCGAACTACGAAAGCATGCCGCACGATCCGGGCGAGCCGAACTACGCGTCCGTCTGCCGGCCCGGCGACAGCGACACGGATCCGAATTACGAGTCCGTGAACCACGGCGATCCGAACTACGAGAGCGTGAAATACATGAGCGTGATGCGGAGCGAGGAACCGCCCTACGAGCAGGTGAACAACTTCCCGCCGGACGTGAACACCGACGGCTACGAGAAGGTGAAGGTGAAGAAGACGACGAACGCTGATTACGAGAGGATAAATCCGAACAATTCGACGGAACGGATCAGCAACGGTGGCGACACCGACGACGAGCAGTACGTTCAGGTGTAA
- the LOC105677775 gene encoding uncharacterized protein isoform X2, producing the protein MIRPFFEEEDALCYWVVGGALLSFLGLTAACICSCRRNENKTTSANRSLPDIPKDKSREHEDLVDSVAQDIYETTEPMGDHSELYATVQDAAQEQISDREGHPEVTQQGSLTQDTSHQYARFASPISDNVEHPYAQLQNIQKTETSQVNRSSVNQIANIEKPSTSMGQPSGNPIAPPRTRRSSSYNSLLNSESHCDIQAANAISGGVQANQDLPYMTPPLVMLLPHPPQHQPSSSQQHFSGDSQDSKGYTSISVREPLANIIAQTKAAYRQNQSARPITDPHYATVSDDSDEMYAAIDEQDKIYTSGSETYAQIQPMTSEVQRPAQHEQTVFCQPPSRAEEMHPAPQPPSVDSLRHVAHAHSRQASSSSANSSIINPGSPKPEKRQANSPLPPPPEATAEGYASVDKRGKGDDRSRSSLSVGKSLEDMYAKVMKKKREVEEQQKGVDDAHPPSSNTLHPDANACRKLSLIEISRASWCSHESVEIQKKEPDAAHHPAASGAVASNFHDENDTGGISRLLPKADADALLPRLELDHGYEAVNSGSGKRNSATRGAANTSDPNYEMLRPQCSREDDYPSDSTSARSSTDAYSVPFKHRQVSNASSEDPGYEKVRLRRRIELDQDTDSEPNYESMPHDPGEPNYASVCRPGDSDTDPNYESVNHGDPNYESVKYMSVMRSEEPPYEQVNNFPPDVNTDGYEKVKVKKTTNADYERINPNNSTERISNGGDTDDEQYVQV; encoded by the exons ATGATACGCCCTTTCTTCGAGGAAGAGGATGCCTTGTGTTACTGGGTTGTCGGCGGCGCCCTGCTGTCGTTCCTCGGCCTCACCGCAGCCTGCATCTGCAGCTGTCGGCGGAACGAAAATAA gaCTACAAGTGCCAACAGAAGTCTTCCAGATATACCCAAAGACAAGAGCAGAGAACATGAGGATTTGGTGGATTCAGTAGCTCAAGATATTTATGAGACCACTGAGCCTATGGGAGATCATTCAGAACTGTATGCTACAGTTCAGGATGCAG CGCAGGAACAGATATCTGACAGGGAAGGACACCCGGAAGTCACTCAGCAAGGTTCTTTGACGCAAGACACATCTCATCAATATGCGAGATTCGCATCTCCTATCTCTGACAATG TTGAACATCCTTATGCACAACTTCAGAACATTCAGAAGACTGAGACTAGTCAAGTAAATAG AAGTAGTGTTAACCAAATCGCAAACATCGAAAAACCGTCAACATCGATGGGTCAACCGAGCGGAAATCCGATCGCACCGCCGAGAACCCGTCGCTCGTCCTCGTACAACTCGCTTCTCAACTCAGAGTCGCATTGCGACATCCAAGCTGCCAACGCTATCTCCGGTGGTGTGCAGGCCAATCAAGATTTGCCGTATATGACACCACCGCTCGTAATGCTACTGCCGCACCCACCGCAGCATCAGCCCAGCAGCTCGCAACAGCACTTCAGCGGAGACTCCCAAGATTCGA AAGGATACACGAGCATAAGTGTGAGGGAACCGTTAGCCAATATAATCGCACAGACCAAAGCAGCCTACAGACAGAATCAATCCGCTCGACCGATCACCGATCCCCATTATGCCACCGTTTCTGACGATTCAG ATGAAATGTACGCCGCGATCGACGAGcaggataaaatatataccagCGGCAGCGAGACCTACGCGCAGATTCAACCGATGACATCAGAAGTACAAAGGCCAGCGCAACACGAGCAGACTGTGTTCTGCCAGCCTCCTTCACGCGCGGAGGAGATGCATCCCGCGCCACAGCCGCCCAGCGTTGACAGTCTGCGTCATGTTGCGCATGCCCATTCTAGACAAG CATCATCGTCGAGTGCCAATAGTTCTATTATCAATCCCGGCTCACCCAAGCCCGAGAAACGCCAAGCAAATTccccgctgccgccgccgcccgaaGCGACCGCGGAGGGCTACGCGTCCGTCGACAAGAGGGGCAAGGGCGACGACAGGTCGAGATCCTCGCTGTCGGTGGGTAAGTCACTCGAGGATATGTATGCGAAGGtgatgaagaagaagagggAGGTGGAGGAACAGCAGAAGGGAGTGGACGACGCGCATCCGCCGAGCTCCAACACCTTGCATCCCGATGCGAACGCTTGTCGGAAGCTGAGCCTAATTGAGATCAGCCGGGCGTCGTGGTGCAGTCACGAATCCGTGGAAATACAGAAGAAGGAGCCCGACGCCGCGCATCACCCGGCGGCGAGCGGCGCAGTCGCGAGCAACTTTCACGACGAGAACGACACCGGCGGCATCTCGAGGCTGTTGCCGAAAGCAGACGCGGACGCTCTCCTGCCGCGCTTAGAACTCGATCACGGATACGAGGCCGTTAATTCCGGCAGCGGGAAGCGGAACTCCGCGACGAGAGGCGCCGCGAACACGTCCGATCCGAATTACGAGATGCTGCGCCCGCAGTGCTCGCGCGAGGACGATTATCCGAGCGACTCCACATCGGCGCGGAGCAGCACGGACGCGTACTCGGTGCCGTTCAAGCATAGGCAGGTGAGCAACGCGAGCAGCGAGGACCCCGGTTACGAGAAGGTGCGACTGCGACGGCGCATCGAGCTGGATCAGGACACGGACTCCGAGCCGAACTACGAAAGCATGCCGCACGATCCGGGCGAGCCGAACTACGCGTCCGTCTGCCGGCCCGGCGACAGCGACACGGATCCGAATTACGAGTCCGTGAACCACGGCGATCCGAACTACGAGAGCGTGAAATACATGAGCGTGATGCGGAGCGAGGAACCGCCCTACGAGCAGGTGAACAACTTCCCGCCGGACGTGAACACCGACGGCTACGAGAAGGTGAAGGTGAAGAAGACGACGAACGCTGATTACGAGAGGATAAATCCGAACAATTCGACGGAACGGATCAGCAACGGTGGCGACACCGACGACGAGCAGTACGTTCAGGTGTAA